One Brassica napus cultivar Da-Ae chromosome C4, Da-Ae, whole genome shotgun sequence genomic region harbors:
- the LOC125585965 gene encoding uncharacterized protein LOC125585965 produces the protein MNRSSSSGVGSNATGGGMTSEWYDVEKPYGCQKTALLEARDLIREQAEELKNLRTMVRHEGHTVNPEVRAINSEVLLQMETMEAENKKLKQELASSCEREKMGRQFVLISWLGFVCVTAVIVNALK, from the exons ATGAATCGAAGCTCGAGCTCTGGCGTTGGCTCCAACGCAACCGGTGGTGGAATGACAAGTGAA TGGTATGATGTTGAGAAGCCTTACGGTTGTCAGAAAACCGCATTGTTGGAAGCCAGAGACTTAATCCGCGAGCAAGCAGAAGAGTTGAAGAATCTGAGGACTATGGTCAGGCATGAAGGTCACACAGTGAATCCAGAGGTGAGGGCTATCAACTCAGAGGTGTTACTTCAAATGGAAACAATGGAAGCTGAGAACAAGAAGCTCAAGCAAGAGCTTGCATCGAGCTGTGAAAGGGAGAAGATGGGTAGACAGTTTGTGTTAATTTCTTGGTTGGGTTTTGTTTGTGTCACTGCTGTCATTGTCAATGCTTTGAAGTAG